TAAATGTGATTTGATTGGTGAAAATGTCAAAGAAGAAACAATCTTACATGATCTTCATTTTATAAATTATTCAAAGACATTATTTACAAGTGCAACAGAAAACAAAAATATTAAAAAGATATGGGCTTTAATAGATGAAGTAAATAAAAACTATCAAAACAGAATTTCAACTGGTAAATTAAATAAAGTATTAGAAGACATTATTCATGCAACATCTCCACCAGCAAAAAAAGGCAAACAATTAAAAATTTATTATGCTACTCAAGCAAATATAAGACCCCCGGAAATAGTTTTATTTGTAAATGATTCAGAATTAGTAAATGAGCAATATTTAAAATTTCTAGAAAAGGAGATTCGCAAAAACTTCGAATTCTCTGGAAGCCCTTTAAAATTTGTATTTAGGAATAAAAAGAAGTAGAGACGCTCCGTCGGAGCGTCTCTAGCCACGAACAATAAATGTCCAAAGTCCTTCAACAACTAATTCATCCTTTTGATTAAAAGATTTTGTTTCTAATTCTATAAAGTCATTATTATTTTTTTGATGTATATTTTTAATTTTTGAATTTGTTTTTATAATATCATTTACTTTAACAATTTTATGAAAGTTGAATTCTTGTTCTCCATGAACAAGCCTAAGCATATCAAGCTTTAACTTACCATCACTAAAAAGATTTACAAGTACTTCCTTGGCAAATACAACTACAAACATTGGAGGAGCAATAACACAGCCATATCTAGACTTTTTTGCAAAATCAGAATCTAAATATAAAGGATTTAAGTCACCAACAGCAAGAGCATATTCTTTTATTTTTTCTTCACCAACTACATAAGTAACTGGCTTGTATTCCCTTCCAATAAATTTTGTATCAACTGGCATATAACAAGTATACTCTAGTACTTCCAAATTTTTTTTCTCTGTAAATCTTCAGTGGATGTGGAATTAAAAATTTACTTTTTGTTTCAGACTCAATTGAAATAAGTCCGCTTTTTGCAAGGATCTTATTTGAGGTAATAATTTCAAGAATGTTTTCAATCACATTACAAGAACCATAAGGAGGATCAATAAAAATCAAATCAAACTCTTGAGCTAATATCTGTTTTTTATGTAATATCTTTGGTAATTCCCCAAATATAACTTTTGCTTCTAAGTTACAAATTTCAAGATTTTTATTTATTAGTCTAATAGCATCTTTATTAGAATCAATCAAAGTTAGTTCTTTTGCTCCTCTGCTTAGTGATTCAATTCCAAGCACACCACTACCACTAAACAAATCTAGAACTTTTGCTCCTTGTATGTGATTACTAATTGTGTCAAAAATTGATTTTCTTACAAGAGCCATTGCTGGCCTTATTGATCTTGTTTTATAGTTTGCAAGTTTTCTTCCTTTTAGTTTTCCGCCTAAAATGTACATTAAAACTATATTTCTTCTTGAGAACTATTAATTTCTTGTTTAATTGAAAGCTCCCATGGAATGCTTGGTTCAGGTTCAAGCTTGACAAGCCAAGTTGGTAATAAAGTTATTCCTTGTATAATTTTTTCTAGCTTTTGATCTTTAAGTATGATTGTCTCAAGTGGATATTGGAACAAAGTAGACTCCTTGGTCCAGGAAATTGAGAAGTTGATTTTATGTAGTTTATTTTGGATTAAAAATTGTTTTATATTTTTGCTCTCTTGTGAGTTATTTGGCTCTCCATCAATATAACAATTACATTCATTAATAGGTGATAAGTTTATGTTAAACTCTACCCCAAAGATAAAACTAATTGATTCTGTGCTTTTATTAATTAAGGCATAGTCTATAAGTACTGACGAATCACCCGATCTAGTACTTATTTGTTTTTGTAACTGGACTTCTGGATTGCCTGTAATTTTTATTAGCTTAATATCAGACAAAAAGCTTATTTTACATGTTTCTTCTTTAGCTTTTATTTTTTCAACAATATAAGGAGAAAATATTTTTTTTGTTAAATGATCTAATTCATTTGATTTGCATTTTTTAAGACTTATATCAGTTGATAAAAAATGGTCAATTAAACTTAATTTTAAATATTTATCGTAAATTAAATTTCCATTCGTTGTCTTAACTTCTGTATTATGATATGGTTCTTCTTTTCTTGAAATTGTACTTGTGATGTTTATATTTCTTGGCCTATAATCATGTTCAAGAATAGTTCCTCCTAAAGCAGGAGAAATATAAATATTTTGTGTCTCAGTTTCTATGATAATTTCATCGTTTCCATCACAGTCATAATCTATTTCTGACAGTTGAATCCATTTTGTACCTTGTCTAGAAGCACTAT
The nucleotide sequence above comes from Candidatus Melainabacteria bacterium. Encoded proteins:
- a CDS encoding MaoC family dehydratase N-terminal domain-containing protein, which produces MPVDTKFIGREYKPVTYVVGEEKIKEYALAVGDLNPLYLDSDFAKKSRYGCVIAPPMFVVVFAKEVLVNLFSDGKLKLDMLRLVHGEQEFNFHKIVKVNDIIKTNSKIKNIHQKNNNDFIELETKSFNQKDELVVEGLWTFIVRG
- the rsmD gene encoding 16S rRNA (guanine(966)-N(2))-methyltransferase RsmD, with the translated sequence MYILGGKLKGRKLANYKTRSIRPAMALVRKSIFDTISNHIQGAKVLDLFSGSGVLGIESLSRGAKELTLIDSNKDAIRLINKNLEICNLEAKVIFGELPKILHKKQILAQEFDLIFIDPPYGSCNVIENILEIITSNKILAKSGLISIESETKSKFLIPHPLKIYREKKFGSTRVYLLYAS